In the Bacillus sp. 2205SS5-2 genome, one interval contains:
- a CDS encoding replication-relaxation family protein, with translation MISKQERIEKLLTTIDLLGVATIKQLMQIHDLKSYRNAARIISDTLSPFLNQTYYNKQKIFYLNKDGRELIGSNKEIKKSPIIEHTLLRNEVYLYCQCPRDWRVECRLESKQKNLNLKAIQVSGLKPANSLKVVADAVYAKNGYVYFIEVDNMQTMLENQKKVEKYAEIIPKIRDQFNNACPILCVYTTTDTRKKKFAEMLQKKGIRHEVRTFGEIN, from the coding sequence ATGATATCCAAACAGGAACGAATCGAGAAGTTATTGACCACAATTGACTTGTTGGGAGTGGCTACGATTAAACAGTTGATGCAGATACATGACTTAAAAAGCTATCGTAACGCAGCAAGGATTATTAGTGATACATTGTCACCATTTTTAAATCAAACCTACTACAATAAGCAAAAAATATTTTACTTAAATAAAGATGGAAGAGAGTTAATTGGATCAAATAAGGAGATAAAGAAGTCCCCAATTATAGAGCACACTTTACTGAGGAATGAAGTGTATTTGTATTGTCAATGTCCTCGTGATTGGCGAGTGGAATGTAGGTTGGAGAGTAAGCAAAAAAACCTTAATCTGAAAGCAATTCAAGTCAGTGGATTGAAACCAGCGAATAGTTTAAAAGTAGTCGCAGACGCTGTATACGCAAAGAATGGCTATGTCTATTTCATTGAGGTAGACAATATGCAAACGATGCTGGAGAATCAAAAGAAGGTGGAAAAGTATGCTGAAATAATACCGAAAATTCGAGATCAGTTTAACAATGCTTGTCCGATATTGTGTGTTTATACAACAACAGATACACGAAAAAAGAAGTTTGCGGAGATGCTGCAGAAGAAAGGAATTAGGCATGAGGTTAGAACTTTTGGGGAGATAAACTAG
- a CDS encoding recombinase family protein yields the protein MNKTKVAAYCRVSTNSDDQKNSFENQKKFFENMKDDKKYEIVNIYADEGISGVSLKKREQFLQMIFDAGIDFEKRKNNYEFDADNKRDSKFRKILIKDISRFSRNMDIIPLYRSLVKKGVSLVLVNQGLELSKESDEFYLNLLLNFAQQESLDRGEKVRFGLKESAKKGRIKFSRDLFGFKYIAETQKVEIVEEEAKIVRYIFDLYVNKELGVRRITQLLKKQGHKTRAGKFFGNSTVTRMISNQKYCGDMVYFRYDTGTVLNKNATYKYRPEEEWIVHENLIPSIIPREMFYKAQELRKSRGSKTGKFRGVKHANTTYSNIIICGNCGAFYGRNSANGAYFLNCMTKKRFGITECDYPNIKEEEIDNLIDRICKSLMYKFFLYQKNESLELLTNLKLDLLKKAEEETPPEYFQNKKSIQKLSNKKEKLLSLYLEDTINKGTLDKKLKEINEEIEIIENAQFKLSMPAEEIKAHTLNIDKRIKELQNIQIKKVFEKKEIVDLIDKIEISHVYRNADLKVVFKFEQTVNKAITLLDSSRENEEIKKITPPAIYYTIKLPNNIKPRIPENAYVLRDGVSQEEVDAIIKKDQEERDEKYKRLVKE from the coding sequence ATGAATAAAACTAAAGTCGCAGCTTATTGTCGTGTTAGCACAAATTCCGATGATCAGAAAAATAGTTTTGAAAATCAGAAGAAGTTTTTTGAAAACATGAAAGATGATAAAAAGTATGAGATAGTAAATATCTATGCTGACGAAGGGATCAGTGGGGTAAGCTTAAAAAAGAGAGAGCAATTTTTGCAGATGATTTTCGATGCAGGGATAGATTTTGAAAAAAGAAAGAACAATTACGAGTTCGATGCAGATAACAAGCGAGACTCCAAATTTAGAAAAATATTAATAAAAGACATTTCTAGATTTTCAAGGAATATGGACATCATTCCACTTTACCGCAGCTTAGTAAAAAAAGGTGTATCCTTAGTTCTTGTTAATCAGGGCCTTGAACTTTCAAAAGAATCGGATGAATTTTATTTGAACTTATTACTAAATTTTGCTCAACAGGAAAGTCTAGATCGAGGAGAAAAAGTTCGGTTCGGTCTAAAGGAGAGTGCTAAAAAGGGTAGAATTAAGTTTTCTCGGGACTTATTTGGCTTTAAGTACATTGCCGAAACGCAAAAAGTGGAAATTGTTGAAGAAGAAGCAAAAATTGTAAGATACATTTTTGACCTCTATGTAAACAAAGAGTTGGGAGTTAGGAGAATAACACAACTGCTCAAAAAACAAGGACACAAAACACGAGCAGGTAAGTTTTTTGGGAATTCTACAGTCACAAGGATGATTTCGAATCAAAAATATTGTGGTGACATGGTGTATTTTAGATATGACACCGGCACAGTTTTAAATAAAAATGCAACGTATAAATATCGACCGGAAGAAGAATGGATTGTCCATGAAAATTTAATCCCTTCCATCATCCCAAGAGAAATGTTTTATAAGGCTCAAGAGTTAAGAAAAAGCAGAGGGAGTAAGACTGGGAAATTTAGAGGGGTAAAACACGCTAATACAACTTACTCAAATATAATTATTTGTGGTAATTGTGGAGCATTTTACGGAAGAAATAGTGCAAATGGTGCCTATTTTTTGAACTGTATGACTAAAAAGCGTTTTGGAATCACGGAATGCGACTATCCAAACATAAAAGAAGAAGAAATCGATAATTTGATTGACAGAATTTGCAAAAGCTTAATGTACAAATTTTTTCTTTACCAAAAAAATGAAAGCCTTGAATTATTGACCAATCTTAAATTAGATTTACTTAAAAAAGCTGAAGAGGAAACACCACCTGAGTATTTTCAAAATAAAAAATCCATTCAAAAATTAAGCAATAAAAAAGAAAAACTATTGAGTTTGTACTTAGAGGACACAATCAATAAGGGGACGCTTGATAAAAAACTAAAGGAAATAAATGAAGAAATAGAAATTATCGAAAATGCACAATTTAAGTTGTCAATGCCTGCTGAAGAAATCAAAGCTCATACATTAAACATCGATAAAAGAATAAAAGAATTACAAAACATTCAAATTAAAAAAGTTTTTGAAAAGAAAGAAATAGTTGATTTAATCGACAAGATTGAAATTTCACACGTATACAGAAACGCTGATCTAAAAGTTGTTTTCAAATTTGAGCAGACGGTGAATAAAGCTATCACTCTTCTAGACAGTTCTAGAGAAAATGAGGAAATAAAGAAGATTACTCCCCCAGCAATTTATTATACTATTAAATTACCAAATAATATTAAACCTAGAATCCCAGAAAATGCTTATGTTTTGAGAGATGGCGTATCCCAAGAAGAGGTTGATGCAATAATAAAAAAAGATCAGGAAGAAAGAGATGAAAAATATAAGAGACTTGTGAAGGAATAA
- a CDS encoding YvrJ family protein, which translates to MTSEVGFPIIVTLYLLHRIEKKLEDVITSIQTLPDKLNG; encoded by the coding sequence ATAACGTCAGAGGTTGGTTTCCCGATTATTGTCACACTTTATTTGCTTCACCGAATCGAAAAGAAGCTAGAAGATGTGATTACATCCATCCAAACCTTACCGGATAAATTAAATGGGTGA
- a CDS encoding exonuclease SbcCD subunit D: MKIIHTADWHLGKLVHGLYMTEEQREVLKQFVELVQEEKPDAVVIAGDLYDRSVPPTAAVELLDEVLFKINVELKTPVVAISGNHDSAERLHFGSSWYKHNQFYLQGKLDESFTPFHIKGVNFYGVPYAEPGTVKQILQDDSISSHHDAMKAIVGKIEESLNPNETNVFVGHAFVLGGKETESERTLSVGGTGCVGAELFAPFTYTALGHLHSPDAIQHQTVRYSGSLLKYSFSEAQQRKSVSIIEFDDKGSFTREERSLQPKRDMREIEGHLEELLSPSFFQSQKVDDFLKVTLLDQGSLFDPINKLRQVYPNVLHLERKIEHINAKQKKVYSASFDRKKSDLDLFQQFYEEMTTERFTDKKKQTMTNIIQQAKREVESR, encoded by the coding sequence ATGAAAATTATTCATACAGCGGATTGGCATTTAGGAAAGCTCGTTCATGGACTTTATATGACGGAGGAGCAGCGGGAGGTATTGAAGCAGTTTGTCGAATTGGTTCAAGAAGAAAAGCCTGATGCAGTAGTGATTGCTGGTGATTTGTATGATCGAAGCGTACCGCCAACTGCAGCAGTCGAGCTATTAGATGAAGTATTATTTAAAATCAATGTGGAGCTAAAAACCCCCGTCGTAGCGATTTCAGGCAATCATGATTCCGCTGAACGTCTTCACTTCGGCTCGTCCTGGTACAAGCATAACCAATTTTATTTACAAGGAAAACTGGACGAATCTTTTACACCATTTCACATTAAGGGAGTAAATTTTTATGGGGTTCCCTATGCTGAACCTGGTACAGTGAAGCAAATACTTCAAGATGATAGTATTTCATCACATCATGATGCAATGAAAGCGATTGTTGGAAAAATAGAAGAGTCATTAAATCCAAATGAAACCAATGTCTTCGTGGGCCATGCGTTTGTTCTGGGCGGAAAAGAAACAGAATCAGAACGAACTCTTTCGGTTGGGGGAACAGGGTGTGTAGGTGCTGAATTATTTGCTCCGTTTACTTATACAGCACTCGGACATCTTCATAGTCCAGATGCTATTCAGCATCAAACCGTCCGTTATTCAGGTTCACTGCTTAAATATTCTTTTTCAGAAGCACAGCAACGGAAAAGTGTTTCAATTATCGAATTCGATGACAAGGGCTCGTTTACGAGAGAAGAAAGAAGCCTACAGCCAAAAAGAGACATGCGAGAAATTGAAGGTCATTTAGAAGAACTCCTATCCCCATCATTCTTTCAATCTCAGAAAGTGGATGATTTTTTAAAGGTCACTTTGCTCGATCAAGGGTCTCTCTTTGATCCCATAAATAAATTACGGCAGGTCTATCCGAATGTTCTTCATTTGGAACGGAAAATTGAACATATTAACGCCAAACAAAAAAAAGTATATTCGGCATCGTTTGATCGGAAAAAATCGGATTTAGATTTATTTCAGCAATTCTATGAAGAAATGACGACCGAAAGGTTTACTGATAAAAAGAAACAAACGATGACAAATATTATCCAACAAGCGAAAAGAGAGGTGGAAAGCAGATGA
- a CDS encoding SMC family ATPase, whose protein sequence is MKPLQLTMQAFGPYAGVEKIDFTALESRTMFVISGKTGSGKTTIFDGISFAIYGKASGEDRIGTELRSQFAKEDISTEVQLVFSLRGKKYEIHRSPQQEKKKERGEGYRMVNAKAELYQFHENGEKELLAASVRDTDEKISEIIQLDANQFRQILMIPQGDFRKLLTSDSKEKELILQRLFHTEFYKEIQEKLKLQASELKQQVEHSIQERTRLLKNIIVSHVKELEESLQAEHLNDREILSLLENELKKMELQYSQTETENKLMKQNRDHLQQKIVEARNTNQQFDQRERLQTRLLELEAMNEIFLGKEEERKLATKAAVIQKQDELCLRMKNDLNVIEKRVLELQEEEKRSQDFQLKAETRYQEQVNKESNREKAREEVHYLKSLGDDVAQYALQAARTDQLEKKINQFTLLQEEKDQYIQEISQKLQVKENVLQNEGDLKLAVIELERKGEKQDQYRKRLTQYSQLQGESQVLKSQIQKYSADLKRQKGILADHKGTLEFLENQWKQAQASFLAKGLGENESCPVCGSTDHPHPNIDETELPSEEELTEAKRTIASQEAETSNVERKWITLQSNSTALETRMEEVERDIRDQTASFLPEFTKELINQANEEMNNLKVSQMKVKQEIQQFEQQKKEVQQLKEAVTKEEEKREELRKQFEDLKTQYLTQKASFDQLEKKVPENLRNLEAFQATFRKATANQDRLLKEFEDAKEKRQQITQSLSILKARLSDARSNQEGKFAELTQERDVFKEMLEREGFQGYKAYASAKRTDEQVNQIEVEIREFREEKRSVRDQVEVLNVTLNGKVRSKIDELIEQFSLMEEKLKTLAQDMMNMKQMLLQNKSIKSSVLEMNKSLKELEETYQVIGHLAEISRGQNTHRITFERYVLASFLDEILQVANGRLTKMTSGRYQLLRKTDRARGNVQSGLELLVFDQYTGQERHVKTLSGGESFKASLALALGLADVVQQHAGGVSLETIFIDEGFGTLDPESLDQAIEALMDIQSSGRLVGIISHVPELKERIDARLEVETTQVGSTTRFEFLN, encoded by the coding sequence ATGAAACCCCTTCAACTTACCATGCAAGCATTTGGCCCGTACGCTGGCGTAGAAAAAATCGACTTTACTGCTTTGGAGAGCCGAACAATGTTTGTGATTTCAGGAAAGACTGGTTCAGGAAAAACGACCATTTTTGACGGGATTTCGTTTGCTATTTACGGAAAAGCGAGTGGAGAAGATCGAATTGGTACAGAGTTACGGAGCCAATTTGCAAAAGAGGATATCTCAACCGAAGTGCAATTAGTGTTTAGCCTGCGCGGGAAAAAGTATGAGATTCACCGCTCTCCACAACAAGAGAAAAAGAAAGAACGCGGTGAAGGCTATCGAATGGTGAACGCGAAAGCCGAACTTTATCAGTTTCACGAAAATGGTGAAAAGGAGTTGCTTGCTGCGTCAGTGCGGGATACAGATGAAAAAATCAGTGAAATCATTCAACTTGATGCGAACCAGTTTAGACAAATTCTCATGATTCCGCAAGGTGATTTTCGAAAACTATTAACGTCTGATAGTAAGGAGAAAGAACTGATTCTGCAGCGCTTATTTCATACAGAGTTTTATAAGGAAATTCAAGAAAAACTTAAGCTACAAGCAAGTGAACTGAAGCAGCAAGTGGAACATTCCATTCAAGAGCGGACTCGTTTATTGAAAAACATCATCGTTTCTCATGTGAAGGAACTAGAAGAAAGCTTGCAGGCGGAACATCTTAATGATCGGGAAATTCTATCTTTATTGGAAAATGAACTAAAAAAGATGGAGCTTCAATATAGTCAAACGGAAACAGAGAACAAGCTTATGAAACAAAATCGGGATCATCTTCAACAGAAAATCGTAGAAGCAAGAAATACCAATCAACAATTTGATCAACGAGAAAGACTCCAAACACGCCTTCTTGAACTTGAAGCAATGAACGAAATTTTCTTAGGAAAAGAAGAAGAAAGAAAACTTGCAACGAAAGCGGCAGTGATACAAAAGCAAGATGAATTGTGTTTACGAATGAAAAATGATTTGAATGTGATTGAAAAGAGAGTGCTAGAGCTTCAAGAAGAAGAGAAAAGAAGTCAAGACTTTCAGCTCAAAGCGGAAACTAGGTATCAAGAACAGGTGAATAAAGAAAGTAATCGCGAAAAAGCCAGGGAAGAGGTTCATTATTTAAAAAGCTTAGGGGATGATGTCGCTCAATATGCCTTGCAAGCAGCGAGGACAGACCAACTTGAAAAAAAGATCAATCAATTCACCTTGCTTCAAGAAGAAAAGGATCAATACATACAAGAAATCTCGCAAAAACTTCAAGTGAAGGAAAACGTTCTTCAAAACGAAGGAGATTTAAAGCTTGCCGTAATTGAGCTTGAAAGAAAAGGAGAGAAACAGGATCAATATAGAAAACGACTAACCCAGTATTCTCAATTGCAGGGAGAATCCCAAGTACTTAAGAGCCAGATTCAAAAGTATTCAGCGGATTTAAAGCGGCAGAAAGGGATATTGGCGGATCATAAAGGAACGTTGGAATTTCTAGAGAATCAGTGGAAACAAGCGCAAGCCAGTTTTCTTGCAAAAGGGTTAGGAGAGAATGAGTCATGTCCAGTTTGTGGTTCGACAGATCATCCACATCCGAATATCGATGAAACAGAGCTTCCAAGTGAGGAAGAATTAACGGAGGCTAAGAGGACCATTGCTTCTCAAGAGGCAGAAACGTCCAATGTAGAACGGAAATGGATTACTCTTCAATCCAATTCAACGGCTCTTGAAACACGAATGGAGGAAGTAGAACGAGACATACGAGACCAAACCGCTTCTTTTTTACCAGAGTTTACAAAGGAATTGATTAATCAAGCAAATGAAGAAATGAACAACCTCAAGGTTTCGCAGATGAAGGTGAAACAGGAGATTCAGCAGTTTGAGCAACAAAAAAAAGAAGTTCAGCAATTAAAGGAAGCTGTAACGAAAGAAGAGGAAAAGCGGGAGGAACTGCGAAAGCAATTCGAAGACCTGAAAACCCAGTATTTAACGCAAAAGGCTTCGTTTGACCAATTAGAGAAAAAAGTTCCTGAGAACCTTCGAAATCTAGAGGCATTTCAAGCTACTTTTCGAAAAGCAACGGCAAATCAAGATCGTTTGTTAAAGGAATTTGAAGATGCGAAAGAAAAACGGCAACAGATTACGCAGTCGCTTTCTATTTTGAAAGCGAGACTGTCTGATGCTCGGTCTAACCAAGAAGGAAAATTTGCGGAATTGACTCAAGAGCGAGATGTATTTAAGGAAATGCTAGAGAGAGAAGGGTTTCAAGGATATAAAGCGTATGCTTCTGCCAAAAGAACCGACGAGCAAGTAAATCAAATCGAAGTTGAAATTCGTGAATTCCGCGAAGAAAAGCGCTCGGTTCGAGATCAAGTTGAAGTCTTAAATGTTACATTAAATGGCAAAGTCCGGTCTAAGATTGATGAGCTGATAGAACAATTTTCACTAATGGAAGAAAAGCTGAAGACATTGGCCCAGGATATGATGAACATGAAGCAAATGCTGTTACAAAATAAAAGCATTAAATCGTCTGTATTAGAAATGAATAAAAGTTTGAAAGAGCTAGAAGAGACGTACCAAGTGATTGGACACTTAGCAGAAATTTCTCGCGGTCAAAACACACATCGGATCACGTTTGAGCGCTATGTGTTGGCCTCTTTCTTAGACGAAATTCTCCAAGTAGCAAATGGACGATTAACAAAAATGACGTCAGGAAGGTATCAGCTTTTGCGAAAAACAGATCGTGCTAGAGGCAATGTTCAAAGTGGATTAGAGCTATTAGTGTTTGACCAATATACTGGACAAGAGCGACATGTAAAAACATTGTCTGGTGGTGAAAGTTTTAAAGCATCGCTTGCGCTTGCACTCGGTTTAGCAGATGTGGTACAGCAGCATGCGGGTGGTGTTTCACTTGAAACAATATTCATCGATGAGGGATTTGGTACGTTAGATCCGGAATCATTGGATCAGGCGATCGAAGCGTTAATGGATATTCAAAGCAGTGGTCGGTTAGTCGGTATAATTTCACACGTACCAGAGCTGAAAGAACGAATTGATGCCAGATTAGAAGTTGAGACAACACAAGTTGGAAGCACGACCAGATTTGAATTTTTGAATTAA
- the coaW gene encoding type II pantothenate kinase, translated as MKKIAIDAGGTLAKITYKENEHFYYKSFPVAESEQWLSWLNVIARDATYILTGGNAKKFARKLNHVHFVPEFAAMAEGARLLLAEKEERKPPFILVSIGTGTSVFFVDHDDQKRVSGTGIGGGTLMGLGRVLTGGSSFEEIVNLASSGERKNSDLVVADLYAPEIPPISGDLTASNFEKASSYPMSIEDLAAALVNMIGETIVLLANGVAREFNQSTIVFVGSTLTQNQALKEVLSRFETMLNYQAVFLDKGEFAGARGALSLGN; from the coding sequence ATGAAGAAGATAGCGATCGATGCAGGTGGGACGCTTGCGAAAATAACGTATAAGGAAAATGAACATTTCTATTACAAATCATTTCCAGTTGCGGAGTCTGAACAATGGTTGTCTTGGCTCAATGTGATAGCTAGAGATGCTACTTATATTTTGACGGGTGGAAATGCAAAAAAATTCGCCCGTAAATTAAATCATGTCCATTTCGTACCTGAATTTGCAGCGATGGCAGAAGGTGCACGTCTGCTATTAGCTGAGAAAGAAGAAAGAAAACCTCCATTTATATTGGTAAGCATTGGGACTGGGACCTCTGTATTCTTTGTCGATCATGATGATCAAAAACGGGTTTCGGGTACCGGAATCGGGGGAGGAACTTTGATGGGGTTAGGGAGAGTATTGACTGGAGGTTCTTCTTTTGAAGAGATAGTAAACTTAGCATCAAGTGGAGAACGTAAAAACAGCGATCTTGTTGTTGCAGACTTGTATGCTCCAGAAATTCCTCCTATCTCTGGTGATTTAACCGCCAGCAATTTTGAAAAAGCCTCCTCTTACCCGATGTCAATTGAAGATCTTGCCGCAGCTCTCGTAAATATGATTGGTGAAACAATCGTTTTATTAGCTAATGGAGTAGCGAGGGAATTCAATCAATCGACGATAGTATTTGTGGGATCAACGCTAACACAAAATCAAGCTTTGAAAGAAGTTCTTTCAAGATTTGAAACCATGCTAAACTACCAAGCTGTCTTTTTAGATAAAGGGGAGTTCGCTGGGGCAAGAGGAGCATTGTCACTAGGGAATTAA
- a CDS encoding SCO family protein — translation MISTFKKISIITIACLFFLAGCSNGDFHPDMKKTINDFSVTDQNGEAFKREDLNGKVTLSDFIFTNCTTVCPPMTFNMAKIQDMLVKDDVTNFQIASFSVDPAVDSPDILKEYISKYDANEDSWRLLTGYDQAWVSQLALESFQTIVQDDPESDQVIHATRFYLIDQNGTIVKSYRGDDEVEFDLIVSDVKQLIKSGPVDVD, via the coding sequence TTGATAAGTACATTTAAGAAAATTAGTATTATCACTATAGCATGTTTGTTTTTTTTAGCAGGCTGCAGCAATGGTGATTTTCATCCAGACATGAAAAAGACAATAAATGATTTTTCTGTTACCGATCAAAACGGTGAAGCATTTAAAAGGGAAGATTTGAACGGGAAGGTAACACTTTCGGACTTTATCTTTACGAATTGCACAACGGTTTGCCCGCCGATGACGTTTAATATGGCCAAAATTCAAGACATGTTAGTGAAAGACGACGTCACTAATTTTCAGATTGCTTCCTTTAGTGTGGATCCCGCTGTGGATTCTCCTGACATTTTGAAAGAGTATATTTCGAAGTATGATGCGAACGAGGACAGCTGGCGTCTTCTAACTGGATATGACCAAGCATGGGTATCTCAGCTAGCGTTAGAATCATTTCAAACAATCGTCCAAGATGATCCGGAATCTGATCAAGTCATACATGCCACTCGATTTTATCTAATTGACCAAAACGGAACGATCGTGAAAAGCTACCGTGGCGATGATGAAGTAGAATTTGATTTAATTGTTTCTGATGTAAAGCAATTAATTAAATCTGGACCTGTGGATGTCGATTAA
- a CDS encoding SRPBCC family protein: MRDIFQESVIIHLDPDVVWSYFIDMEKNAPEWMAGISSIEKTTSGPIQEGTIFTFHTRGKDHVTKVTEYVQNNKVTLTSKQGNFQADYTYHFSAENRNTVVTLHVKCKAKGMSKLLTPIISAAIKKTDGRQLEQLQSALAKRVNETKGGHPL, encoded by the coding sequence ATGCGAGATATTTTTCAAGAAAGTGTCATCATTCATCTAGACCCAGATGTAGTTTGGAGTTATTTTATTGATATGGAAAAAAATGCTCCTGAATGGATGGCTGGTATTTCTTCGATTGAAAAAACAACAAGTGGACCTATTCAAGAAGGTACCATTTTTACCTTTCATACCAGGGGCAAGGATCATGTAACCAAAGTGACCGAATATGTGCAAAATAATAAGGTGACCTTGACTTCGAAGCAAGGAAATTTCCAAGCCGACTATACATATCATTTTTCTGCAGAAAATCGGAATACAGTCGTTACCTTGCATGTGAAGTGCAAGGCAAAGGGAATGTCAAAACTCTTAACACCAATTATCTCTGCTGCAATCAAAAAAACGGATGGACGGCAGCTAGAACAGTTACAATCAGCCTTAGCAAAAAGAGTAAATGAAACTAAGGGTGGCCACCCATTGTAG